ATTCTTCGTGATTCCCATGGCATTGCTCAGGTGAAGAGTGTAACTGGTAGCAAGATTCTCAGAATTTTGAAGGCTCATGGTACTTATTTGGTATATGTGTTTTTAGTAGATATTACTTGTCTCATGGAAATTATCTGATAATATAATGATTCTTAATTTTCTAGGACTTGCTCCTGAGATTCCCGAGGATCTCTACCACCTTATCAAAAAAGCAGTTGCAATCCGGAAGCATCTTGAGAGAAACAGGAAAGACAAGGATTCCAAGTTTAGGTTGATTCTTGTTGAGAGCAGGATTCACCGACTTGCTCGCTactacaagaaaacaaaaaagctTCCACCAGTCTGGAAGTAGTAAGTCCAGTCTTTCTATTTGACTTTAGTAGTGGACGACTGCTTTGGTTTTGTTTTATTCTAGGTTTATGTTGCACTTGCAAATATAATATGTTAAAATGGTCGATTCTCTACGAATTAACTTCTTTATCTAAGCATGCTGATAATTCTCTCATATTCTCTATGAATTAACTTCTTAATCTGCTGATAATTCTCTCATATTTTGGTGAAAAGGTTTATTTCAGTTGAAGAATGTGATTCAGCGACTGCAATGATTATTTCATTTGCAATATAGTAATACATCTTCGATTTCCTGTTAGAGACTATTTGTGTGGTTCTATGGAACCATTGTGACACCTTGATATGAAGTGTTTGGTTTCAAGGGACTGGTTGTCCTCATTTGGGTTGTTTATAGTATACATGCCGAGGCACCCTCACTTCTCTTTGTTGCTTGAGTTTGACAAAAGTACATATTCATCCTTCCACTATTGATGGGAAGTACACAAAATGATTTATGGCAATCTTCATTTTCTTGCCAACCTTCAACCTAGTTGCCTCATATctgatatttcttttttataacttGGTGCATGAGATAGCTTTAGTGCACCTTGACTAATTTCGTGAGGTACCTGCCGACTCTCATTAGTATATGTAGTGGCCTCATATCTTTGAGGTTTGGTTTCATATT
The sequence above is a segment of the Solanum lycopersicum chromosome 10, SLM_r2.1 genome. Coding sequences within it:
- the LOC101245893 gene encoding small ribosomal subunit protein uS15; protein product: MGRMHSRGKGISASALPYKRTPPSWLKISAPDVEDNICKFAKKGLTPSQIGVILRDSHGIAQVKSVTGSKILRILKAHGLAPEIPEDLYHLIKKAVAIRKHLERNRKDKDSKFRLILVESRIHRLARYYKKTKKLPPVWKYESTTASTLVA